A region from the Musa acuminata AAA Group cultivar baxijiao chromosome BXJ1-10, Cavendish_Baxijiao_AAA, whole genome shotgun sequence genome encodes:
- the LOC135594899 gene encoding NAC domain-containing protein 79-like, giving the protein MQNGNTIPLGAGSALCIRGTAMEECMDLPPGFRFHPTDEEIITHYLSPKVVDHGFSARAIGDVDLNRCEPWDLPGRAKMGAKEWYFFCQRDRKYPTGTRTNRATEAGFWKATGKDKEIFKGRGVLVGMKKTLVFYRGRAPKGEKTSWVMHEYRLEGTSCLSHLPKYAKDDWVVCRILHKDVVPVLDRIKSFGNDPFIDPLYGCATRPGSSFSSKEESFDFRNIPASFSSMMGMENQQVMSHQVPTNPPANPTFFAPAPPQSSCYLNYLHREDEALMLRAFAATGTDAPCAIRRLYNMEQCSNQSVGCPSQETGLSTDHNTEISSVASRVYDDLDVPSSTRPVLDLENIWKY; this is encoded by the exons ATGCAAAATGGCAACACCATCCCTTTGGGAGCGGGGAGTGCCTTGTGCATCAG AGGTACAGCGATGGAGGAGTGCATGGACTTGCCCCCCGGCTTCAGATTCCACCCCACAGACGAAGAGATCATAACCCACTACCTCTCACCCAAGGTCGTCGACCATGGCTTCTCTGCGAGAGCCATAGGGGACGTGGATTTGAACAGGTGCGAGCCGTGGGATCTTCCAG GCAGGGCAAAGATGGGAGCGAAAGAATGGTACTTCTTCTGCCAAAGGGACAGGAAGTACCCGACCGGCACGAGGACCAACAGAGCCACCGAGGCCGGCTTTTGGAAAGCCACGGGAAAAGATAAGGAGATCTTTAAGGGGAGAGGAGTTCTCGTGGGCATGAAGAAGACCCTTGTGTTCTACAGAGGAAGGGCTCCCAAAGGAGAGAAGACCAGCTGGGTGATGCATGAGTACAGGCTCGAAGGCACTTCATGTCTCTCCCATCTCCCCAAGTATGCGAAG GACGACTGGGTTGTGTGCAGGATTCTCCACAAGGATGTGGTGCCTGTCTTGGACAGGATCAAGTCTTTTGGAAACGATCCTTTCATCGATCCCCTCTACGGTTGTGCAACAAGGCCCGGTTCAAGTTTCAGCAGCAAAGAGGAGAGCTTCGACTTCAGGAATATTCCGGCAAGCTTCTCATCTATGATGGGCATGGAGAACCAACAGGTGATGAGCCATCAAGTTCCTACGAATCCACCCGCGAATCCTACGTTCTTCGCACCGGCCCCTCCTCAGAGCTCCTGCTACTTGAACTATCTGCACCGAGAGGACGAAGCATTGATGCTGAGAGCTTTTGCAGCCACGGGAACTGATGCGCCGTGTGCCATCAGGAGGCTTTACAACATGGAGCAGTGCTCAAACCAGTCGGTGGGCTGCCCTTCTCAGGAAACGGGGCTGAGCACCGACCACAACACGGAGATCTCCTCGGTGGCTTCGAGGGTGTACGATGACCTCGATGTCCCTTCCTCGACTCGACCAGTTCTCGATCTGGAGAACATTTGGAAGTACTGA
- the LOC135595248 gene encoding protein NCA1-like, whose protein sequence is MSSLCPFAKGASVGGACPMKSVNNEKQQAENENKGDEESNPSDTVSPKCPYGFDSHTFKLGPLSCMICQSLLYQSSKCIPCSHKFCRVCISRFKDCPLCGADIEKIEPDTDLQVVVDRFIDGHARIKRSHGNADATEVKDVPKTVIYGDVSMERGAFLVQQAMRAFRGKNIESAKSRLSICAEDIRDQLQTSGDTPDLCSQLGAVLGLLGDCCRAMGDASSAVGYYEESVEFLSKLPAKDLELVHTLSVSLNKIGDLRYYDGDLQSARSYYAKSLDVRRNAVKEHTNLSSQVVDLAISLAKVADVDRNLGNEDVAIDGFKEAISWLESLKLEPSEAGLEPRRQSVLEFLSNQLAEKEPQQPVATV, encoded by the exons ATGAGTTCTCTTTGTCCATTTGCTAAAGGCGCTTCAGTTGGTGGTGCCTGTCCAATGAAATCTGTGAATAATGAAAAACAGCAGGCGGAAAATGAAAACAAGGGTGACGAAGAAAGCAATCCTTCTGATACAGTATCTCCTAAGTGTCCCTATGGCTTCGATTCCCATACTTTTAAACTGGGACCTCTGAGCTGCATGATTTGCCAAAGCTTGCTTTATCAAAGTAGCAAGTGTATCCCCTGCTCCCACAAATTTTGCAG AGTATGCATATCCCGCTTTAAGGATTGCCCGCTGTGTGGTGCTGACATAGAGAAGATTGAGCCTGACACAGATCTTCAGGTTGTTGTTGATCGTTTCATTGATGGGCATGCAAGAATCAAGAGGTCGCATGGCAATGCAGATGCAACGGAAGTAAAAGATGTACCTAAGACTGTAATCTATGGTGATGTTTCTATGGAGCGAGGTGCTTTTCTAGTGCAACAAGCTATGAGG GCCTTCCGTGGAAAAAATATAGAGAGTGCTAAGTCAAGACTAAGTATCTGTGCAGAGGATATCAGGGATCAGTTGCAGACATCAGGTGATACACCCGACTTATGTTCACAGCTTGGAGCTGTCCTAGGACTGCTAGGGGATTGCTG TCGAGCAATGGGGGATGCTAGTTCAGCTGTTGGTTACTATGAAGAGAGTGTGGAATTCCTCTCAAAGCTGCCTGCCAAAGATCTTGAG TTGGTGCATACACTGTCTGTTTCCTTAAATAAAATAGGAGATCTTAGATACTATGATGGAGACCTGCAATCGGCAAGAAGTTACTATGCAAAGTCTTTGGATGTTCGTCGAAATGCAGTCAAAGAGCACACAAATTTGTCTTCCCAG GTTGTTGATCTGGCAATTTCTCTTGCCAAAGTTGCAGACGTGGATAGGAACCTGGGAAATGAGGATGTGGCAATAGACGGATTTAAGGAAGCAATAAGTTGGCTAGAATCCTTGAAGCTGGAACCCAGTGAAGCTGGATTAGAACCAAGG CGTCAATCGGTGCTGGAATTCCTGAGCAACCAACTTGCAGAAAAAGAACCTCAACAACCTGTTGCTACCGTGTGA
- the LOC104000027 gene encoding zinc finger CCCH domain-containing protein 53 isoform X1: protein MDAYEATRIVLSRIQSLEPENAPKIMGLLLLQEHGENEMIRLAFGPETLLHSVVLKAKKELGLAPPSSAPGTPPVAGGAASPFLLRQKSASRLLSGGLPPPPLTVSSPSSWAPPSVFSGSNSSGGGNGLNVPLDELLNSDELISPGSLGVSPFYGCGGDLIDEFRLPDHLSFLGDPTAAATPNHSLSLASTPGGGDVFRADIECRSPSSNGDGALFPNGLGWGVNGYHHRRSCSAADLSLGDAAAGFGWKPCLYFARGYCKNGTACRFFHGLPEEAAGTKMDAVVEQQCQELLLRSKSQRIGGASQLVTSAFPYSPTDSMPPSPSSSSSSKCLSFLLQQQQNDSQRAAAAAAALMLGGEEAHRFMARSRMERSDLMGNPGSRQIYLTFPADSTFREEDVSNYFSIYGPVQDVRIPYQQKRMFGFVTFVYPDTVKVILAKGNPHFVRDSRVLVKPYKEKGKVPDKYRNLQQQAERSDPSGCTTPTAMDAREAYDLQQLGARMLYNSSSVSQQMLRRKLEERQQAAEALQRAIELQGRRFMGLQFLDLNSRSLSSSAPACINSPSITTVTQSSSNVDSSCNGSNSSSSQEDSPTKDKCLGVAAPEEKVNSFLGLLHRKAENEESAGEANLNEDGDFQESAEHNLPDSPFASPTKSSFSLDSFSTVEDMSASYIPTNNSSSNNNKNNLISATLLPTTSSLDKSSSLSPCFLQMPRFSSGHGAIGM, encoded by the exons ATGGACGCCTACGAGGCGACGAGGATAGTGCTATCCAGGATCCAAAGCCTGGAACCGGAGAACGCCCCCAAGATCATGGGGCTGCTCCTGCTGCAGGAGCACGGCGAGAACGAGATGATCCGCTTGGCCTTCGGCCCGGAGACCCTCCTTCACTCCGTGGTCTTGAAAGCCAAGAAGGAGCTTGGCCTCGCGCCGCCATCCTCCGCCCCCGGCACGCCTCCCGTAGCAGGCGGCGCGGCTTCTCCCTTCCTCCTGCGCCAGAAGTCCGCCTCGCGCCTGCTCTCCGGTGGGCTTCCTCCTCCCCCGCTCACCgtatcctccccctcctcctgggCTCCGCCCTCCGTGTTCTCCGGCTCTAACAGCAGCGGTGGCGGCAACGGTTTGAATGTGCCGTTAGACGAACTACTGAACTCCGACGAGCTCATTAGCCCCGGTAGTCTCGGTGTCTCGCCCTTCTATGGATGTGGCGGTGACCTCATCGATGAGTTCCGCCTCCCAGACCATCTCTCCTTCCTCGGCGACCCCACCGCTGCGGCTACTCCCAACCACTCCCTTTCCCTCGCCTCGACGCCTGGCGGCGGCGACGTGTTCCGCGCAGACATCGAGTGCCGAAGCCCCAGCAGCAACGGAGACGGTGCGCTCTTCCCTAACGGGCTGGGCTGGGGGGTCAACGGCTACCACCACCGCCGGAGCTGCTCAGCCGCGGACCTCAGCCTCGGCGACGCCGCTGCCGGGTTCGGTTGGAAGCCGTGCCTCTATTTCGCGAGAGGCTACTGCAAGAACGGCACTGCGTGCCGGTTCTTCCACGGGCTTCCGGAGGAGGCTGCTGGAACCAAGATGGACGCGGTGGTGGAGCAGCAGTGTCAGGAGCTTCTGCTGAGGTCCAAAAGCCAGAGGATCGGCGGCGCCTCGCAGCTCGTGACTTCCGCGTTCCCGTACTCTCCCACGGATTCGATGCCACCATctccgtcgtcgtcgtcctcgagCAAATGCCTCAGCTTCTTGCTTCAGCagcagcaaaatgacagccaaag ggcggcagcagcggcggcggcgctgATGCTGGGAGGAGAAGAGGCCCATAGGTTCATGGCCAGATCAAGAATGGAGAGAAGCGATCTGATGGGCAACCCTGGTTCGAGGCAGATCTACTTGACCTTCCCAGCTGACAGCACGTTCAGGGAAGAGGATGTCTCCAACTACTTCAG CATCTACGGGCCGGTGCAAGACGTGAGGATCCCGTACCAGCAGAAGAGGATGTTCGGCTTCGTGACCTTCGTCTACCCCGATACCGTGAAGGTGATCTTGGCCAAGGGGAACCCGCACTTCGTCCGCGATTCCCGGGTTCTCGTCAAGCCCTACAAGGAGAAGGGAAAGGTTCCCGACAAGTACAG GAATCTGCAGCAGCAGGCTGAGAGAAGTGATCCCTCCGGGTGTACGACTCCTACCGCCATGGACGCCAGAGAAGCCTATGATCTTCAACAGCTTG GAGCAAGgatgctgtacaacagcagcagcgTCAGCCAGCAGATGCTGAGAAGAAAGCTAGAGGAGCGGCAACAAGCAGCGGAGGCGCTGCAGCGAGCCATCGAGCTGCAAGGAAGGCGATTTATGGGCCTCCAATTCCTCGACCTAAACAGCAGAAGCCTCTCCTCCTCAGCCCCGGCCTGCATCAACTCCCCTTCCATCACCACCGTCACTCAATCAAGTAGCAATGTGGACAGCAGCTGCAATGGCAGCAATAGCAGCAGTAGTCAGGAGGACTCACCAACCAAAG ACAAGTGCCTCGGAGTCGCTGCACCGGAAGAGAAGGTGAACAGTTTCCTCGGGTTACTGCACAGGAAGGCAGAGAACGAGGAGTCTGCTGGTGAGGCCAACCTCAACGAAGACGGTGATTTCCAAGAAAG TGCCGAGCATAACTTGCCTGACAGCCCATTTGCTTCACCGACCAAGTCTTCGTTCTCGCTCGACTCATTCTCCACCGTAGAAGACATGTCTGCTTCTTACATTCCAACTAataacagcagcagcaacaacaacaagaacaatcTAATTTCCGCCACATTGCTTCCCACCACCTCTTCCTTGGACAAGTCCTCCTCATTGAGTCCATGCTTCCTCCAAATGCCAAG GTTCTCCTCGGGCCATGGAGCAATTGGAATGTAA
- the LOC104000027 gene encoding zinc finger CCCH domain-containing protein 53 isoform X2, which yields MDAYEATRIVLSRIQSLEPENAPKIMGLLLLQEHGENEMIRLAFGPETLLHSVVLKAKKELGLAPPSSAPGTPPVAGGAASPFLLRQKSASRLLSGGLPPPPLTVSSPSSWAPPSVFSGSNSSGGGNGLNVPLDELLNSDELISPGSLGVSPFYGCGGDLIDEFRLPDHLSFLGDPTAAATPNHSLSLASTPGGGDVFRADIECRSPSSNGDGALFPNGLGWGVNGYHHRRSCSAADLSLGDAAAGFGWKPCLYFARGYCKNGTACRFFHGLPEEAAGTKMDAVVEQQCQELLLRSKSQRIGGASQLVTSAFPYSPTDSMPPSPSSSSSSKCLSFLLQQQQNDSQRAAAAAAALMLGGEEAHRFMARSRMERSDLMGNPGSRQIYLTFPADSTFREEDVSNYFSIYGPVQDVRIPYQQKRMFGFVTFVYPDTVKVILAKGNPHFVRDSRVLVKPYKEKGKVPDKNLQQQAERSDPSGCTTPTAMDAREAYDLQQLGARMLYNSSSVSQQMLRRKLEERQQAAEALQRAIELQGRRFMGLQFLDLNSRSLSSSAPACINSPSITTVTQSSSNVDSSCNGSNSSSSQEDSPTKDKCLGVAAPEEKVNSFLGLLHRKAENEESAGEANLNEDGDFQESAEHNLPDSPFASPTKSSFSLDSFSTVEDMSASYIPTNNSSSNNNKNNLISATLLPTTSSLDKSSSLSPCFLQMPRFSSGHGAIGM from the exons ATGGACGCCTACGAGGCGACGAGGATAGTGCTATCCAGGATCCAAAGCCTGGAACCGGAGAACGCCCCCAAGATCATGGGGCTGCTCCTGCTGCAGGAGCACGGCGAGAACGAGATGATCCGCTTGGCCTTCGGCCCGGAGACCCTCCTTCACTCCGTGGTCTTGAAAGCCAAGAAGGAGCTTGGCCTCGCGCCGCCATCCTCCGCCCCCGGCACGCCTCCCGTAGCAGGCGGCGCGGCTTCTCCCTTCCTCCTGCGCCAGAAGTCCGCCTCGCGCCTGCTCTCCGGTGGGCTTCCTCCTCCCCCGCTCACCgtatcctccccctcctcctgggCTCCGCCCTCCGTGTTCTCCGGCTCTAACAGCAGCGGTGGCGGCAACGGTTTGAATGTGCCGTTAGACGAACTACTGAACTCCGACGAGCTCATTAGCCCCGGTAGTCTCGGTGTCTCGCCCTTCTATGGATGTGGCGGTGACCTCATCGATGAGTTCCGCCTCCCAGACCATCTCTCCTTCCTCGGCGACCCCACCGCTGCGGCTACTCCCAACCACTCCCTTTCCCTCGCCTCGACGCCTGGCGGCGGCGACGTGTTCCGCGCAGACATCGAGTGCCGAAGCCCCAGCAGCAACGGAGACGGTGCGCTCTTCCCTAACGGGCTGGGCTGGGGGGTCAACGGCTACCACCACCGCCGGAGCTGCTCAGCCGCGGACCTCAGCCTCGGCGACGCCGCTGCCGGGTTCGGTTGGAAGCCGTGCCTCTATTTCGCGAGAGGCTACTGCAAGAACGGCACTGCGTGCCGGTTCTTCCACGGGCTTCCGGAGGAGGCTGCTGGAACCAAGATGGACGCGGTGGTGGAGCAGCAGTGTCAGGAGCTTCTGCTGAGGTCCAAAAGCCAGAGGATCGGCGGCGCCTCGCAGCTCGTGACTTCCGCGTTCCCGTACTCTCCCACGGATTCGATGCCACCATctccgtcgtcgtcgtcctcgagCAAATGCCTCAGCTTCTTGCTTCAGCagcagcaaaatgacagccaaag ggcggcagcagcggcggcggcgctgATGCTGGGAGGAGAAGAGGCCCATAGGTTCATGGCCAGATCAAGAATGGAGAGAAGCGATCTGATGGGCAACCCTGGTTCGAGGCAGATCTACTTGACCTTCCCAGCTGACAGCACGTTCAGGGAAGAGGATGTCTCCAACTACTTCAG CATCTACGGGCCGGTGCAAGACGTGAGGATCCCGTACCAGCAGAAGAGGATGTTCGGCTTCGTGACCTTCGTCTACCCCGATACCGTGAAGGTGATCTTGGCCAAGGGGAACCCGCACTTCGTCCGCGATTCCCGGGTTCTCGTCAAGCCCTACAAGGAGAAGGGAAAGGTTCCCGACAA GAATCTGCAGCAGCAGGCTGAGAGAAGTGATCCCTCCGGGTGTACGACTCCTACCGCCATGGACGCCAGAGAAGCCTATGATCTTCAACAGCTTG GAGCAAGgatgctgtacaacagcagcagcgTCAGCCAGCAGATGCTGAGAAGAAAGCTAGAGGAGCGGCAACAAGCAGCGGAGGCGCTGCAGCGAGCCATCGAGCTGCAAGGAAGGCGATTTATGGGCCTCCAATTCCTCGACCTAAACAGCAGAAGCCTCTCCTCCTCAGCCCCGGCCTGCATCAACTCCCCTTCCATCACCACCGTCACTCAATCAAGTAGCAATGTGGACAGCAGCTGCAATGGCAGCAATAGCAGCAGTAGTCAGGAGGACTCACCAACCAAAG ACAAGTGCCTCGGAGTCGCTGCACCGGAAGAGAAGGTGAACAGTTTCCTCGGGTTACTGCACAGGAAGGCAGAGAACGAGGAGTCTGCTGGTGAGGCCAACCTCAACGAAGACGGTGATTTCCAAGAAAG TGCCGAGCATAACTTGCCTGACAGCCCATTTGCTTCACCGACCAAGTCTTCGTTCTCGCTCGACTCATTCTCCACCGTAGAAGACATGTCTGCTTCTTACATTCCAACTAataacagcagcagcaacaacaacaagaacaatcTAATTTCCGCCACATTGCTTCCCACCACCTCTTCCTTGGACAAGTCCTCCTCATTGAGTCCATGCTTCCTCCAAATGCCAAG GTTCTCCTCGGGCCATGGAGCAATTGGAATGTAA
- the LOC104000027 gene encoding zinc finger CCCH domain-containing protein 53 isoform X3, translating to MDAYEATRIVLSRIQSLEPENAPKIMGLLLLQEHGENEMIRLAFGPETLLHSVVLKAKKELGLAPPSSAPGTPPVAGGAASPFLLRQKSASRLLSGGLPPPPLTVSSPSSWAPPSVFSGSNSSGGGNGLNVPLDELLNSDELISPGSLGVSPFYGCGGDLIDEFRLPDHLSFLGDPTAAATPNHSLSLASTPGGGDVFRADIECRSPSSNGDGALFPNGLGWGVNGYHHRRSCSAADLSLGDAAAGFGWKPCLYFARGYCKNGTACRFFHGLPEEAAGTKMDAVVEQQCQELLLRSKSQRIGGASQLVTSAFPYSPTDSMPPSPSSSSSSKCLSFLLQQQQNDSQRAAAAAAALMLGGEEAHRFMARSRMERSDLMGNPGSRQIYLTFPADSTFREEDVSNYFSIYGPVQDVRIPYQQKRMFGFVTFVYPDTVKVILAKGNPHFVRDSRVLVKPYKEKGKVPDKYRNLQQQAERSDPSGCTTPTAMDAREAYDLQQLGARMLYNSSSVSQQMLRRKLEERQQAAEALQRAIELQGRRFMGLQFLDLNSRSLSSSAPACINSPSITTVTQSSSNVDSSCNGSNSSSSQEDSPTKDKCLGVAAPEEKVNSFLGLLHRKAENEESAGEANLNEDGDFQESAEHNLPDSPFASPTKSSFSLDSFSTVEDMSASYIPTNNSSSNNNKNNLISATLLPTTSSLDKSSSLSPCFLQMPR from the exons ATGGACGCCTACGAGGCGACGAGGATAGTGCTATCCAGGATCCAAAGCCTGGAACCGGAGAACGCCCCCAAGATCATGGGGCTGCTCCTGCTGCAGGAGCACGGCGAGAACGAGATGATCCGCTTGGCCTTCGGCCCGGAGACCCTCCTTCACTCCGTGGTCTTGAAAGCCAAGAAGGAGCTTGGCCTCGCGCCGCCATCCTCCGCCCCCGGCACGCCTCCCGTAGCAGGCGGCGCGGCTTCTCCCTTCCTCCTGCGCCAGAAGTCCGCCTCGCGCCTGCTCTCCGGTGGGCTTCCTCCTCCCCCGCTCACCgtatcctccccctcctcctgggCTCCGCCCTCCGTGTTCTCCGGCTCTAACAGCAGCGGTGGCGGCAACGGTTTGAATGTGCCGTTAGACGAACTACTGAACTCCGACGAGCTCATTAGCCCCGGTAGTCTCGGTGTCTCGCCCTTCTATGGATGTGGCGGTGACCTCATCGATGAGTTCCGCCTCCCAGACCATCTCTCCTTCCTCGGCGACCCCACCGCTGCGGCTACTCCCAACCACTCCCTTTCCCTCGCCTCGACGCCTGGCGGCGGCGACGTGTTCCGCGCAGACATCGAGTGCCGAAGCCCCAGCAGCAACGGAGACGGTGCGCTCTTCCCTAACGGGCTGGGCTGGGGGGTCAACGGCTACCACCACCGCCGGAGCTGCTCAGCCGCGGACCTCAGCCTCGGCGACGCCGCTGCCGGGTTCGGTTGGAAGCCGTGCCTCTATTTCGCGAGAGGCTACTGCAAGAACGGCACTGCGTGCCGGTTCTTCCACGGGCTTCCGGAGGAGGCTGCTGGAACCAAGATGGACGCGGTGGTGGAGCAGCAGTGTCAGGAGCTTCTGCTGAGGTCCAAAAGCCAGAGGATCGGCGGCGCCTCGCAGCTCGTGACTTCCGCGTTCCCGTACTCTCCCACGGATTCGATGCCACCATctccgtcgtcgtcgtcctcgagCAAATGCCTCAGCTTCTTGCTTCAGCagcagcaaaatgacagccaaag ggcggcagcagcggcggcggcgctgATGCTGGGAGGAGAAGAGGCCCATAGGTTCATGGCCAGATCAAGAATGGAGAGAAGCGATCTGATGGGCAACCCTGGTTCGAGGCAGATCTACTTGACCTTCCCAGCTGACAGCACGTTCAGGGAAGAGGATGTCTCCAACTACTTCAG CATCTACGGGCCGGTGCAAGACGTGAGGATCCCGTACCAGCAGAAGAGGATGTTCGGCTTCGTGACCTTCGTCTACCCCGATACCGTGAAGGTGATCTTGGCCAAGGGGAACCCGCACTTCGTCCGCGATTCCCGGGTTCTCGTCAAGCCCTACAAGGAGAAGGGAAAGGTTCCCGACAAGTACAG GAATCTGCAGCAGCAGGCTGAGAGAAGTGATCCCTCCGGGTGTACGACTCCTACCGCCATGGACGCCAGAGAAGCCTATGATCTTCAACAGCTTG GAGCAAGgatgctgtacaacagcagcagcgTCAGCCAGCAGATGCTGAGAAGAAAGCTAGAGGAGCGGCAACAAGCAGCGGAGGCGCTGCAGCGAGCCATCGAGCTGCAAGGAAGGCGATTTATGGGCCTCCAATTCCTCGACCTAAACAGCAGAAGCCTCTCCTCCTCAGCCCCGGCCTGCATCAACTCCCCTTCCATCACCACCGTCACTCAATCAAGTAGCAATGTGGACAGCAGCTGCAATGGCAGCAATAGCAGCAGTAGTCAGGAGGACTCACCAACCAAAG ACAAGTGCCTCGGAGTCGCTGCACCGGAAGAGAAGGTGAACAGTTTCCTCGGGTTACTGCACAGGAAGGCAGAGAACGAGGAGTCTGCTGGTGAGGCCAACCTCAACGAAGACGGTGATTTCCAAGAAAG TGCCGAGCATAACTTGCCTGACAGCCCATTTGCTTCACCGACCAAGTCTTCGTTCTCGCTCGACTCATTCTCCACCGTAGAAGACATGTCTGCTTCTTACATTCCAACTAataacagcagcagcaacaacaacaagaacaatcTAATTTCCGCCACATTGCTTCCCACCACCTCTTCCTTGGACAAGTCCTCCTCATTGAGTCCATGCTTCCTCCAAATGCCAAGGTAA